Proteins encoded by one window of Ulvibacter sp. MAR_2010_11:
- a CDS encoding BatA domain-containing protein, which translates to MQFKHPELLYALLLLLIPIFIHLFQLRRFQKIDFTNVAFLKKVTIQTRKSSQLKKWITLLLRMLALACIILAFAQPFTASKSALSAQKETVLYIDNSFSMQATGAQGPLLQRSLQDLYSQAAGTEKISWFTNDFDRKNVSVQDFKAEILSVGYSQKQLTPTEVLLKANQLFSKDANAQKRLIYISDFQLKAPFPEIPDAVQLDAVQLKPVSSANISIDSVYVASKSAETIKLNVRLSASGEIRQDIPVSLYNGATLIAKSGVNFSENKTTTLTFDIANSESFLGKLEITEPNLPFDNALYFSVNTPKKIKVLSINEANTNYLQRLFDQPEFDYQQQTGTTLNYNQIPDQNFIVLNELKDIPASLTTALKSFTDNGGSVLIIPSAEAKINTYNALLNTFGAGTFSEIATQEKKITQIVFDHPLFKNVFEKRVVNFQYPKVNSYFEIQTGATPVLRFEDGKPFMLQSGTIYVSTAPINSENSNFQNSPLIVPALYNMAQQSLLLPKLYYTIGRQNNFSVPVQLMQDEILTVKDSTFRFIPLQQTKANKVDITTLDEPGKAGTYQIEKETQFVENISYNFNRAESVLQYANSEDWQGVTTHSNVNELFDSIAEANSIHSFWKWFVIFALLFLVLEMLILKFYK; encoded by the coding sequence ATGCAGTTTAAACACCCTGAACTACTTTACGCACTTCTTTTACTACTCATTCCTATTTTTATTCATCTATTCCAACTTCGCCGTTTTCAAAAAATCGATTTTACCAATGTAGCTTTTCTGAAAAAAGTGACCATTCAAACACGAAAAAGTTCTCAACTTAAAAAGTGGATTACCTTATTATTACGGATGTTGGCGCTTGCCTGCATCATTCTTGCCTTTGCGCAGCCATTTACCGCTAGCAAATCGGCGCTATCTGCACAAAAGGAAACTGTACTTTATATAGACAATTCATTCAGTATGCAGGCTACGGGAGCGCAGGGGCCATTGTTGCAACGATCTTTACAGGATTTGTATTCACAAGCAGCAGGAACAGAAAAGATTAGCTGGTTTACCAACGATTTCGATCGAAAAAATGTGTCGGTTCAAGATTTTAAAGCTGAAATTCTTTCCGTAGGGTACTCGCAAAAACAACTCACTCCTACCGAAGTACTACTCAAAGCCAATCAGCTGTTTTCAAAGGATGCTAATGCGCAAAAACGCCTGATTTATATATCCGACTTTCAGCTAAAAGCTCCGTTCCCGGAAATTCCGGACGCAGTACAACTTGATGCTGTCCAATTAAAACCGGTTTCTTCTGCGAACATTTCTATCGATTCGGTATATGTGGCTTCAAAATCGGCCGAAACCATCAAACTCAATGTAAGGCTATCGGCTTCCGGAGAAATTAGACAAGACATTCCTGTTTCTTTGTACAACGGCGCGACCCTCATTGCCAAGTCGGGGGTAAATTTTTCAGAAAATAAAACAACTACTCTTACCTTCGATATTGCAAATTCGGAATCATTTCTCGGGAAACTGGAAATTACCGAACCCAACTTACCATTCGATAACGCCTTGTATTTTAGTGTAAATACCCCTAAAAAAATAAAGGTTTTAAGCATTAATGAGGCAAATACCAACTATTTACAACGCTTATTTGATCAGCCTGAATTCGACTACCAGCAGCAAACCGGTACTACGCTGAATTACAATCAAATTCCGGATCAAAATTTTATTGTTCTAAACGAATTGAAAGATATTCCCGCTTCGCTTACCACTGCCCTCAAGTCGTTTACAGATAATGGAGGAAGCGTACTGATAATTCCTTCAGCCGAAGCAAAAATAAACACATACAATGCATTGTTGAACACTTTTGGAGCAGGGACCTTTTCAGAAATAGCAACTCAGGAAAAGAAAATCACTCAGATTGTATTTGACCATCCGCTCTTTAAAAATGTCTTTGAAAAACGTGTGGTAAATTTTCAATACCCGAAGGTAAATTCGTATTTCGAGATACAAACGGGTGCCACTCCGGTATTGCGGTTTGAAGACGGCAAACCCTTTATGCTGCAATCCGGAACCATTTATGTGAGCACAGCACCTATCAATTCTGAAAATTCGAACTTTCAAAACTCTCCATTAATTGTTCCGGCACTATACAATATGGCGCAACAGAGTTTACTATTACCCAAATTGTATTACACCATTGGACGGCAAAACAATTTTTCGGTACCTGTTCAGCTTATGCAGGATGAAATTCTAACCGTAAAAGACAGTACTTTCCGTTTTATTCCGTTACAGCAAACCAAGGCAAACAAGGTGGATATTACCACTTTGGATGAGCCCGGAAAAGCAGGAACCTATCAAATTGAGAAGGAAACGCAGTTTGTAGAAAACATAAGTTATAATTTTAACAGGGCAGAAAGCGTCCTACAATATGCAAATAGTGAGGATTGGCAGGGTGTTACAACACATTCGAATGTAAATGAATTGTTCGACAGTATCGCTGAAGCGAATTCGATACACAGTTTTTGGAAATGGTTTGTTATTTTTGCCTTGCTGTTTCTCGTTTTAGAAATGCTTATCTTAAAATTCTATAAATGA
- a CDS encoding nicotinate-nucleotide adenylyltransferase, with protein sequence MPDHILGDKEFENIPSIRSKALRINLNENIYGTFAEIGAGQETVRNFFRAGGASGTIAKTMSAYDKDFSDAIYGEEEDGRYVTESRLKKMLSHEMQLIEERIIREKHPNKLFFAFANTVATIDFAKKYKGHGWLGIRYQVDPKEDYNEITLHIRFHENDAMLQQITLGILGVNLIYGAYYKYDAPKKLLRYLYDHIDKDKIEIDTINFSGPKFEDVDNRLMSLQLIKNGMTDAIMFGPDGNNLLPARVLYKKNILALRGSFRPVTKVNIDMYEKSYEMFLNENKVEKERTEVIFEITLSNLRAEGEIDEEDFMDRARLLCSLGHTVMISNFQEFYKLVEYFSRYTKMRLGLAMGVNNLVDIFDEKYYRHLSGGILEAFGKLFFKDLKVYLYPMRDAETGEYTDSENLKVHPRMKELYKFFKYNGKVVDIKDFNPNILDIFSREVLTKIENGEEGWEEMLPPGVSEIIKEKCLFSCIASPSKKTKEATN encoded by the coding sequence ATGCCGGATCACATTTTAGGCGACAAGGAATTTGAAAATATTCCGTCCATAAGAAGTAAGGCTCTTCGGATAAATTTAAACGAAAATATCTACGGAACTTTTGCTGAAATCGGTGCCGGTCAAGAGACGGTCCGAAATTTCTTTAGAGCCGGTGGAGCCTCCGGAACCATTGCAAAAACAATGTCGGCTTACGATAAAGATTTTAGCGATGCCATTTACGGGGAAGAAGAAGACGGACGTTATGTAACAGAATCCCGTCTTAAAAAAATGCTTTCACATGAAATGCAGCTTATTGAAGAGCGTATCATTCGTGAAAAACATCCTAATAAATTATTCTTTGCGTTTGCGAACACCGTTGCTACCATAGATTTTGCTAAGAAATACAAAGGGCATGGATGGCTGGGAATTCGCTATCAGGTAGATCCCAAAGAAGATTATAACGAAATTACTCTTCATATTCGTTTTCACGAAAATGACGCTATGCTACAGCAAATTACGCTGGGAATCCTGGGCGTCAATCTAATCTATGGAGCGTATTATAAGTATGATGCTCCCAAAAAATTGCTGCGTTACCTCTACGATCATATAGACAAGGATAAAATTGAAATCGATACTATCAACTTTTCAGGTCCAAAATTTGAAGATGTTGACAATCGATTAATGAGTTTACAGCTTATTAAAAACGGAATGACCGACGCCATTATGTTTGGTCCCGATGGGAATAATTTGTTGCCCGCCAGAGTGCTTTATAAGAAGAACATTCTTGCATTGCGCGGAAGTTTCAGACCCGTTACCAAGGTAAATATCGACATGTACGAGAAATCGTATGAGATGTTCCTAAACGAAAACAAGGTAGAAAAGGAACGTACTGAAGTTATTTTTGAAATTACACTTTCAAACCTTCGTGCCGAAGGAGAAATAGACGAAGAAGATTTTATGGATCGCGCTCGCCTCCTCTGTTCACTGGGTCATACGGTTATGATTTCCAATTTTCAAGAGTTTTACAAACTCGTGGAATACTTTTCCAGATATACAAAAATGCGCTTAGGACTGGCCATGGGTGTAAACAATCTGGTAGATATTTTTGATGAAAAATACTATCGTCATTTAAGTGGTGGTATCCTTGAAGCCTTTGGAAAGTTATTCTTTAAAGATTTAAAAGTGTACCTATATCCTATGCGGGATGCAGAAACCGGTGAATATACCGATAGTGAAAATCTGAAAGTTCACCCACGTATGAAAGAATTATACAAATTCTTTAAATACAATGGAAAAGTTGTGGATATCAAAGATTTCAATCCTAACATTCTGGATATTTTCTCCAGAGAAGTGCTTACCAAAATTGAAAACGGCGAAGAAGGCTGGGAAGAGATGTTACCTCCCGGAGTATCTGAAATTATTAAAGAAAAATGCTTGTTTAGCTGTATAGCCTCTCCTTCAAAAAAGACCAAAGAAGCTACTAACTAA
- a CDS encoding hydrolase, which translates to MKNKIFMYLFFFAVLFIIFQYMNEKSIFEAQEKKITSLSEKYTVAQDSLLNMQSLVADLNYFTLQGNENAMVYLENTGRDPKAVEAFVSDAIYDQNLEQGGNPLVPFAGINGTMLVNKIKFLNHRWLLADFSDGKYWGEMLLEYSFNEASELELHTLGSLLYPQ; encoded by the coding sequence ATGAAGAATAAAATATTTATGTACCTGTTCTTTTTTGCTGTATTGTTTATAATTTTTCAATACATGAACGAGAAATCGATTTTTGAAGCTCAGGAAAAGAAAATAACATCTTTATCCGAAAAGTACACAGTTGCGCAGGATTCATTATTGAATATGCAAAGTCTGGTGGCCGATTTGAATTATTTTACGCTACAGGGCAATGAAAATGCAATGGTATATCTTGAAAACACCGGCCGTGATCCAAAAGCAGTTGAAGCCTTTGTTAGCGATGCAATTTACGATCAAAATCTTGAACAAGGGGGTAATCCCTTGGTGCCCTTTGCAGGTATAAATGGCACAATGTTAGTAAATAAAATAAAATTTTTAAATCACAGATGGCTGTTGGCCGATTTTTCGGATGGAAAGTATTGGGGAGAAATGCTTTTGGAATATTCCTTTAACGAAGCCAGTGAATTGGAGCTTCATACATTGGGTTCGTTGTTATATCCACAGTAA
- a CDS encoding dihydroorotase family protein — protein MNILLKSAAIVDSTSKHHLKKRDILIENGTIKKIAASIVNTKQVKEVSLLNLHVSQGWFDSSVSFGEPGFEERETINNGLKTAAYSGFAHVAVNANTFPVTDSKGNIKFLKSKAEGNAVSLYPIGALTMGSKGVDLAELFDMKNEGALSFYDYKKPIENANLLKIALQYAQNFDGLVQSFPYEKSVSRNGMVNEELNSTLLGLKGIPSLAEELQITRDLYLLEYTGGKLHIPTISTKKAVALIKEAKKKGLNVTCSVAVSNLFLTDDALESFDTNYKLLPPLRTSEDTKALLKGLKEGTIDGVTSDHDPIDIERKKTEFDHADFGSIGLESCFGALNKVSGFETAVAALTGLKKVFGVKPAPIEEGKNANITLFNPEINWTFSEKDIISSSKNAALLHCKLKGKAYGIYANKKLAVNG, from the coding sequence ATGAACATACTACTAAAATCGGCTGCCATTGTTGACTCCACGAGTAAACATCATTTAAAAAAACGAGATATACTTATTGAAAATGGAACTATAAAGAAAATTGCAGCTTCCATTGTCAATACCAAGCAGGTTAAGGAGGTTTCTCTACTTAACTTACATGTCTCTCAAGGTTGGTTCGATTCGAGTGTATCGTTTGGAGAACCGGGTTTTGAAGAACGCGAAACTATTAATAACGGATTAAAAACTGCGGCCTACAGTGGATTTGCACACGTAGCTGTTAATGCGAATACTTTTCCGGTAACCGATAGCAAAGGAAACATCAAATTCTTAAAGTCGAAAGCCGAAGGAAATGCGGTTAGCCTCTACCCTATTGGTGCCCTTACCATGGGTAGCAAAGGCGTGGATTTAGCCGAATTATTCGATATGAAAAATGAAGGAGCACTTTCCTTCTACGATTATAAAAAACCCATAGAAAACGCCAATCTCTTAAAAATTGCGCTGCAATACGCTCAAAATTTCGATGGCTTGGTGCAGTCGTTCCCCTACGAAAAATCGGTTTCCCGAAACGGAATGGTAAACGAAGAACTCAACAGCACCCTTTTGGGTTTAAAAGGAATTCCTTCACTTGCCGAAGAACTGCAAATTACCAGAGATCTTTATCTGCTGGAATATACCGGAGGAAAACTTCATATTCCTACCATCTCCACCAAAAAAGCTGTGGCCCTCATTAAAGAGGCGAAAAAGAAGGGATTGAATGTGACTTGTAGTGTAGCGGTTTCAAATCTGTTTCTCACAGACGATGCCCTGGAGAGCTTCGACACAAATTACAAACTACTCCCTCCTTTGCGAACTTCAGAAGATACAAAAGCGCTCCTAAAGGGCCTGAAAGAAGGTACTATTGACGGAGTAACCAGCGATCACGATCCTATCGATATAGAACGCAAAAAAACCGAATTTGATCATGCCGATTTTGGAAGCATCGGACTCGAAAGTTGCTTTGGGGCGCTAAATAAAGTAAGCGGATTCGAAACTGCGGTGGCAGCACTGACCGGGTTAAAGAAAGTCTTCGGTGTAAAGCCAGCTCCAATCGAAGAAGGCAAGAATGCCAATATAACGCTCTTTAATCCGGAAATAAACTGGACTTTTTCTGAAAAAGATATCATTTCTTCCTCTAAAAATGCAGCACTTTTACATTGTAAATTAAAGGGAAAGGCCTACGGAATCTATGCAAACAAAAAACTGGCAGTAAACGGCTAA
- a CDS encoding MBL fold metallo-hydrolase, with product MKSPLTITFLGTGTSQGIPVIGSEHPVCKSENPKDKRLRVSVLLSWADFNFVIDIGPDFRQQMLREKCSRINGVLLTHEHSDHTAGIDDIRPFYFKQGDIPFYAHKRVFKSLHQRFAYIFETENKYPGAPTITEIEINKETPFNIGDKKVIPVEAYHDTLPILGFRIEDFTYLTDVKTMADAEIEKIKNTKILVINALREHPHASHFSLSEALDFIEEVNPQRAYLTHISHLLGFHDEVSKQLPENVFLAYDTLKITL from the coding sequence ATGAAATCACCCCTCACAATTACATTTTTAGGCACCGGAACCTCACAAGGAATCCCTGTAATTGGCAGTGAACACCCGGTTTGTAAAAGTGAAAACCCAAAAGATAAAAGATTGCGTGTTTCTGTCCTGTTAAGTTGGGCTGATTTTAATTTTGTAATTGACATTGGGCCCGATTTCAGACAGCAAATGTTACGCGAAAAATGCTCGAGAATAAATGGAGTGTTACTTACTCATGAACACAGTGATCATACGGCCGGAATTGATGATATAAGACCCTTTTATTTTAAGCAAGGAGACATTCCTTTTTATGCTCATAAACGAGTTTTTAAATCGCTGCACCAACGTTTTGCCTATATTTTTGAAACTGAAAATAAGTATCCCGGCGCACCCACCATCACCGAGATCGAAATTAATAAGGAAACGCCTTTCAACATTGGGGATAAAAAGGTAATCCCGGTTGAAGCTTATCACGATACGTTGCCTATTTTAGGATTTAGAATTGAAGATTTTACATATTTGACAGATGTAAAAACAATGGCCGACGCCGAAATTGAAAAAATAAAAAACACCAAAATTCTTGTTATAAATGCGCTTCGGGAACACCCGCATGCGTCACATTTCAGTCTGTCTGAAGCATTGGACTTTATTGAGGAAGTAAATCCGCAAAGAGCCTATTTAACGCATATAAGTCATTTACTGGGCTTTCATGATGAAGTCTCAAAACAACTACCGGAAAATGTATTCCTGGCTTACGACACCTTAAAAATCACCTTATAA
- a CDS encoding alpha/beta hydrolase translates to MTKQTLLLEHNYKAPVTISEKAPAIIMLHGFGSDENDLFSFASEIPENYHIISLKAPIAMQPYGNAWYNIYFDDNDGKFSDDEQAIVSRDLISDCIDDIIEKYPVDKNNITLLGFSQGTILSFAVALSYPEKVKNVIGLSGYINEAILTKDFKNNDFSDLHVYTSHGSVDMVIPVTWARKTKPILDALGIDCTYSEFPVGHGVAPQNFFEFKNWLATVNSL, encoded by the coding sequence ATGACAAAACAAACCCTCTTGTTGGAGCACAATTATAAGGCTCCTGTAACTATTTCCGAAAAAGCGCCGGCGATTATTATGCTTCACGGCTTTGGAAGTGATGAAAACGACCTTTTTTCATTTGCATCAGAAATACCTGAAAACTATCATATAATTTCCTTAAAAGCACCCATTGCCATGCAACCCTACGGAAATGCCTGGTACAACATCTATTTTGATGACAATGACGGAAAATTTAGCGATGATGAGCAGGCAATTGTTTCACGGGATCTCATTTCCGATTGTATCGATGATATTATTGAAAAATATCCAGTGGATAAAAATAACATTACCCTCCTTGGTTTTAGTCAGGGAACGATTTTAAGCTTTGCTGTAGCCCTTAGCTATCCCGAAAAAGTAAAAAATGTGATAGGATTGAGTGGTTATATTAATGAAGCCATTTTGACAAAAGATTTTAAAAACAATGATTTTAGTGATTTACATGTGTATACGTCCCACGGCAGTGTAGACATGGTCATTCCAGTAACATGGGCCAGAAAAACGAAACCAATTTTAGATGCTTTGGGTATTGACTGCACCTATTCGGAATTTCCGGTGGGACATGGTGTAGCCCCTCAAAACTTTTTTGAATTCAAAAATTGGCTGGCGACCGTAAATTCGTTGTAA